The following are encoded in a window of Primulina eburnea isolate SZY01 chromosome 4, ASM2296580v1, whole genome shotgun sequence genomic DNA:
- the LOC140830013 gene encoding uncharacterized protein encodes MKGSTNTVFRPPVLDGSNYALWKVKMSVFIKSIDERAWQLVLDGWSPPKLEDADGDTRLKPESTWTVDEVQTSNFNSKALNAIFSSVDTRMFNLITTCVCAKDAWEILQKHCEGSASVRKTRLRMVTSKFESLRMEDKESIFEYDCRLRQLSNESHGLGDPIPNERLVNKVLRSLPERFNVKVCAIEESKDTSTINLDELMSSLRTFEMNLDLQRKDKGKTIAFEASTESYDEILQISKEVDKSDLGEESISLFTKKFGDYLKTMREKKKIGQKSELPNNSTFAKAQKFTPMKGQFRPKTEVQIQSNVRNLDSVQCRECSGYGHYANECANRLRKNKGMTVTLSDEESDDDQGSSESENHTSLSSVIKEKRSMQINHLGVATGVAIPGRNTSSNSVCLKSTTLVRQVSLKLKR; translated from the coding sequence ATGAAAGGATCAACAAATACTGTTTTTAGGCCTCCTGTGTTGGATGGATCAAACTATGCATTGTGGAAAGTAAAGATGAGTGTTTTTATTAAATCCATTGACGAAAGAGCTTGGCAACTTGTACTTGATGGTTGGAGTCCACCAAAACTCGAGGATGCTGATGGAGACACACGGCTCAAACCTGAAAGTACATGGACTGTCGATGAAGTGCAAACTTCAAACTTTAATTCCAAGGCTCTCAATGCTATATTTTCATCTGTTGACACAaggatgtttaatttaattaccaCTTGTGTATGCGCCAAAGATGCTTGGGAGATACTCCAGAAGCACTGTGAAGGATCCGCAAGTGTGCGTAAAACTAGGCTAAGGATGGTGACATCAAAGTTCGAAAGTTTGAGAATGGAGGACAAGGAGTCTATTTTTGAGTATGACTGCCGGTTGAGACAACTCTCAAATGAATCACATGGCCTAGGAGATCCCATACCAAATGAAAGATTGGTGAACAAGGTTCTAAGATCTCTTCCTGAGAGATTCAATGTCAAAGTCTGCGCAATTGAAGAATCTAAAGACACTTCAACGATCAACTTGGATGAACTAATGAGTTCTCTCAGAACTTTTGAGATGAATCTTGATCTACAAAGGAAGGATAAAGGGAAGACAATAGCCTTTGAAGCCTCAACCGAATCTTACGATGAAATCCTTCAAATATCTAAAGAGGTGGATAAGTCTGATTTAGGTGAAGAATCGATCTCTCTTTTTACTAAGAAATTTGGTGATTATTTGAAGACTAtgagagaaaagaagaaaattgGACAAAAATCTGAGCTGCCCAATAACTCCACTTTTGCAAAAGCTCAAAAGTTTACTCCTATGAAAGGACAGTTTCGACCAAAGACCGAAGTGCAAATCCAATCTAATGTCAGAAACCTGGACTCTGTACAATGTAGAGAGTGTTCGGGATATGGACACTATGCCAATGAGTGTGCCAATCGACTTAGGAAAAACAAAGGCATGACTGTCACCCTGAGTGATGAAGAGTCTGATGATGATCAAGGATCAAGTGAATCTGAAAATCACACATCGTTATCTTCTGTGATCAAAGAAAAACGCTCAATGCAAATAAATCATTTGGGTGTTGCCACCGGTGTTGCAATACCTGGCCGCAACACCTCTTCGAATTCAGTATGTCTTAAATCTACAACCCTTGTGAGGCAAGTCAGTCTGAAACTCAAGAGGTAG
- the LOC140829723 gene encoding heat shock factor-binding protein-like — MDGHDPENSKQSTTDMTAFVQNLLQQMQTRFQTMSESIISKIDEMGNRIDELELSINDLRTEMGQEGSPSPSAPLKAKEEPKSADE, encoded by the exons ATG GATGGACATGATCCGGAGAATAGTAAACAAAGTACTACTGACATGACTGCATTT GTGCAAAATCTCCTACAGCAAATG CAAACTAGGTTTCAGACAATGTCGGAATCCATCATTTCTAAAA TTGATGAGATGGGTAACCGAATTGATGAGTTGGAGCTGAGCATCAATGATCTTAGAACTGAGATGGGTCAAGAAGGTTCTCCCTCTCCTTCAGCTCCACTGAAGGCTAAAGAAGAGCCCAAGTCTGCTGATGAATGA